The following is a genomic window from Lactococcus carnosus.
AGATATCATTCAGAACAAACGTGATGGTAAAGTAGTATCTAAAGCGGAAACAACGTGGATGATAGATAACTATGCTAAGGGCGAGATTCCAGACTATCAGATGGCTGCTTGGGCCATGGCGGTTTACTTTCAAGGGATGGCTATGACAGAAATTGCTGATTTAACGATGGCAATGGTAGAAACAGGTCATCAGATTGATCTGTCGACGATTCCGGGTATTAAGGTTGATAAGCATTCGACAGGTGGCGTTGGTGATAAGGTTACCCTTATCTTAGCCCCCTTGGTGGCAAGTTTTGGTGTACCAGTAGCTAAGATGAGTGGTCGTGGCTTAGGGCATACTGGTGGCACAATCGATAAACTTGAAAGTATTCATGGCTACCAAGTAGAGCGGACCCAAGAGGCCTTCGTCCAACAAGTCAAGGACATCGGTATTTCTGTTATTGGCCAGTCAGATGATTTAGTAAAAGCAGATAAACTGCTCTATGCTTTACGAGATGTGACGGCAACAGTCGACATCATTCCCTTGATTGCAAGCTCGATTATGTCGAAAAAAATAGCTGCAGGTAGTGGGGCGATTTTACTAGATGTGACGGTTGGTAGTGGTGCATTCATGAAAAACTTAGATGATGCACGTATTCTGGCAAAAACGATGGTCGATTTAGGTAATGCAGTCGGCAGAAAAACAGTCGCTGTCGTAACAGATATGAGACAACCACTTGGGACGACCATTGGTAATCGTCTTGAGATTGCTGAAAGTATGACAGTCTTACAGGGCGGTGGTAGACCTGATCTGAGACACTTTATCGCTGAATTAGCACAGATCATGTTGTCATTGGGTGGTGTGACGAAATCTATCGATGAGATTCTAACGCATCTATCAAATGGTGCTGCCCTTGATAAGTTTAAGCAAATGATCGAAGCACAAAACGGTGATTTTGATGATTTACTTAACGCGCCAACATATGAGACAGCTTTTTCAAAAGTTGTTTTGAGTCCTAAATCAGGCTATATTACGGACTTTGACGCGCTGGTAGCTGGTCATCTCGCCATGAGATCTGGTGCTGGTCGTGCTGTCAAGTCAGACCGACTAGATATGGATGCTGGTCTTCGTATCTTTAAGAAGATTGGGGATCAGGTTGTTGCAGGTGACCCGCTTTTTGAAATCGTTTATAACAAATCCGACTTTGATGCTGAGCTGGAAAGTCAAGTGATGCTGGATGCGATTGTGATTGCGGATGAAAAAATTGAGATAAAAGAAATAGTGGAGATTATAAAATGAACTTAAATAAATATATTGATCATACAGTCTTAAAAGCTGATACAACTAAAGAAACTGTACAAAAAATTATCGATGAAGCCATTAAATATGACTTTATGAGTGTCTGTTTAAATCCAACATGGGTGGCTTATGCAGCTGAAAAATTGGCAGATACAGATGTTAAAGTTTGTACAGTAATTGGCTTTCCTTTGGGGGCCAATACCTCTGTTGTTAAGGCATTTGAAGCAAGTGAAGCGATCAAAAATGGTGCTGATGAAGTCGATATGGTGATTAACATCGGCGCTGCTAAAGCTGGCGACTGGGACTTGGTGACATCGGATATTGCAGCTGTTGTCGCAGTTTCAAAAGCTGTCACAACTAAAGTGATTATCGAGACAGCTTTGCTAACAGATGATGAAAAAGTAAATGCGTGTCAAGCAGCTGTTAAAGCGGGTGCTGATTTTGTCAAAACATCGACCGGTTTTTCTACAGCAGGTGCAACGGCTACTGATATTGCCTTAATGCGTCAAACTGTTGGCCCTGATATGGGTGTCAAAGCCTCTGGCGGTGTTCGCTCGATTGCTGATGCAGAAGTGATGATTGCAGCTGGTGCGACAAGATTAGGGACGTCAAATGGGGTAGACATTATGAAAGGAAACATAGCTGATGCCGGATCATACTGAGCTATTTAAGCAGGCAAGAGAGGCAGCAAGTGTTGCTTATGTGCCTTACTCAAACTTCCCAGTGGGTGCAGCACTAGTGGCTAAAAACGGCCTTGTTTTTCAAGGATGTAATATCGAAAATGCTAGTTTTGGTTTGACCAATTGTGCAGAACGTACAGCTATTTTTAAGGCTGTTTCGAGTGGTGTTTGCGATTTTGATATGATCGGTATTTATGGTGAAACAGATGAGCCAATATCACCTTGTGGTGCTTGTCGTCAAGTTTTGACCGAATTTTGCTCAGACGACATGCCTGTTTGGTTATTCTCAAAAAATGGTGATGTCAAGAAAACGACGGTTGGCGACCTCCTTCCCTATCATTTTAAAAACTTGTCATAATCAATATAAAAGCTGCAAGCAATTGCAGTTCAGACTGAAGACAAAATACGTTAAATTTTCGTATTTTTTCTTTTTTCTTGTTAAACTTAAGATATGAAGTCAGTCATACTGGAGGAATAGCTATGTTTCACAAACAAACAATGATTGGTAGAGGTCAAATGGGCTACTACGCTGTTGAGGATTTGGTACCTAAAGATCATCTTTTAAGGCAGATTGATCAATATGTCGATTTTGAATTTATTTATGATTTGGTAAAAGACAAGTATAGTCCAAATCATGGTAGGCCTAGTCTCGATCCTGTGCTACTCATCAAAATACCAATCATCCAATATCTTTTTGGTATCCAAAGTATGCGTCAAACCATTAAAGAACTAGAGGTAAATGTGGCTTATCGCTGGTTTCTTGGTCTTGATTTCCAAGACAGGGTGCCTCATTTCACGACCTTTGGTAAAAATTATAGTCGCCGGTTTAAAGATACAACCTTGTTTGAAGAGATCTTTTATGAGGTGCTGAATCAAGCCTTTGAAGCTGATTTAGTTGAACCAAAACTAATCTATGTGGATGGCACCCATATTAAGGCGCATGCCAATCGGCATCAGTGTGAGAATCAAGAGGTTGCGGTTGAGGCCTTGATTTATCAAGAGAGTTTAGAAAAAGAGATTGATGAGGTGCGCTCAAAAGCTAAAAAAAAGCCCTTCAAAAAATCAAAAGAGCAAAAGGTAAAAAATAGTAAGCGTTCAACGACAGATCCTGATAGTGGTTGGTTTCATAAAGGGGAGCATAAAGAAGTTTTTGCTTATTGTGCCCAGGTTGCTTGTGATACCAACGGTTGGGTACTTGGTTATACAGCAGACCGTGGGAATGTGCATGATAGTCGTGCTTTCTTCGATTTATACGCGAAATTAACAAAAAAGTTTCCAAAAATTGATACGATTGTCGCAGATGCTGGCTATAAAACACCAGCTATTGCCAAAAGATTGCTAGATGATGGTCGGACGGGCTTATTCCCCTATACGCGTCCGCGTGGGAAAAAAGACCTATTTCGCAAACGTGAGTTTTCTTATGACTATCAAAAGAACAGCTTCACCTGTCCCAATGGTAAAGCGCTAACTTACCGAACGACTCGACGAGATGGCTATCAAGAATATCGAACAAGTAAGGCCAATTGTCAAACCTGTCCATTTTTACAAAACTGTACGACCTCTCAAACGCAATGCAAAACCGTATTCAGACATATTTGGCAGCTTTATCTAGATAAAATTGAGCAGAATCGCTTGACGACATGGGGGAAAACCACATATCGGCGACGAAAAGAGACGATTGAGCGGTTGTTTGGGACTGCTAAAGAGCATCATAATTTAAGATATACACATGAAAATGGCCGAGACAAGCTACAGATGAAGCTCGGTCTGACTTTTGCGTGCTTAAATATGAAAAAACTGGCAAAAATGATGAAAAATAGGGATAGGAGGGCGTCATATTATGGTGCTTTTCAGCTAATATTGCTAAATAACATAAGCAAAAGGCATATTTCATCTCGAAATATGCCTTTTGTCTGCAGTCTGAGCTGCAAGCAATTGCAGTTTTTTTCGTATAAAATAGAGAGAGGGTAGGGCTTATGACTAATTTTGATATGTATCGTTTAAAAAAAGCAGGGATGAGTAATTTAGTGCTAAATCAGTTTTTAGACTTTATCAGCAGTGTCACGTCAGATGATAGGCAGCATCCGATGCTTTTATTTTTACCAAAATTTATCCGACAAGCTACTATGAAACATAAAGGGTTATTTTGGGAAAGGTTCAAGCAGTTAGATGTAAAAGCCTTACGACAAGAATTTTTAAGGTTCCCATCATTTTCTATCTTAGACAAGGCCTATCCGGAGTATCTACGAGAGATACATAATCCACCAGTATTACTCTTTTATCAAGGAGACATTACCTTATTAGCACATGAAAAACTTGGTTTTGTAGGTAGTCGTGACTGCAGTTCGCAAGGCATGACAAGTGTTCGAAAAGTCATTAGAGAATTGGGGAATCAGTTTGTTGTGATTAGTGGTTTAGCTAGGGGGATTGATACTGCCTGTCACCTAGCTGCCAT
Proteins encoded in this region:
- a CDS encoding pyrimidine-nucleoside phosphorylase; this translates as MRMVDIIQNKRDGKVVSKAETTWMIDNYAKGEIPDYQMAAWAMAVYFQGMAMTEIADLTMAMVETGHQIDLSTIPGIKVDKHSTGGVGDKVTLILAPLVASFGVPVAKMSGRGLGHTGGTIDKLESIHGYQVERTQEAFVQQVKDIGISVIGQSDDLVKADKLLYALRDVTATVDIIPLIASSIMSKKIAAGSGAILLDVTVGSGAFMKNLDDARILAKTMVDLGNAVGRKTVAVVTDMRQPLGTTIGNRLEIAESMTVLQGGGRPDLRHFIAELAQIMLSLGGVTKSIDEILTHLSNGAALDKFKQMIEAQNGDFDDLLNAPTYETAFSKVVLSPKSGYITDFDALVAGHLAMRSGAGRAVKSDRLDMDAGLRIFKKIGDQVVAGDPLFEIVYNKSDFDAELESQVMLDAIVIADEKIEIKEIVEIIK
- a CDS encoding cytidine deaminase → MPDHTELFKQAREAASVAYVPYSNFPVGAALVAKNGLVFQGCNIENASFGLTNCAERTAIFKAVSSGVCDFDMIGIYGETDEPISPCGACRQVLTEFCSDDMPVWLFSKNGDVKKTTVGDLLPYHFKNLS
- the dprA gene encoding DNA-processing protein DprA; the encoded protein is MTNFDMYRLKKAGMSNLVLNQFLDFISSVTSDDRQHPMLLFLPKFIRQATMKHKGLFWERFKQLDVKALRQEFLRFPSFSILDKAYPEYLREIHNPPVLLFYQGDITLLAHEKLGFVGSRDCSSQGMTSVRKVIRELGNQFVVISGLARGIDTACHLAAIKNGGRTISVIGTGLDVSYPRENGQLQSFIAKNHLIVTEYGPGEQPLKYHFPDRNRIIAGLSRGVVVTEAKCRSGSLITCERAMESGRDVFAIPGNISDGLSDGCHRLIQEGAKLVYQGQDILSEYTY
- the deoC gene encoding deoxyribose-phosphate aldolase, whose translation is MNLNKYIDHTVLKADTTKETVQKIIDEAIKYDFMSVCLNPTWVAYAAEKLADTDVKVCTVIGFPLGANTSVVKAFEASEAIKNGADEVDMVINIGAAKAGDWDLVTSDIAAVVAVSKAVTTKVIIETALLTDDEKVNACQAAVKAGADFVKTSTGFSTAGATATDIALMRQTVGPDMGVKASGGVRSIADAEVMIAAGATRLGTSNGVDIMKGNIADAGSY